A stretch of DNA from Triticum dicoccoides isolate Atlit2015 ecotype Zavitan chromosome 2A, WEW_v2.0, whole genome shotgun sequence:
NNNNNNNNNNNNNNNNNNNNNNNNNNNNNNNNNNNNNNNNNNNNNNNNNNNNNNNNNNNNNNNNNNNNNNNNNNNNNNNNNNNNNNNNNNNNNNNNNNNNNNNNNNNNNNNNNNNNNNNNNNNNNNNNNNNNNNNNNNNNNNNNNNNNNNNNNNNNNNNNNNNNNNNNNNNNNNNNNNNNNNNNNNNNNNNNNNNNNNNNNNNNNNNNNNNNNNNNNNNNNNNNNNNNNNNNNNNNNNNNNNNNNNNNNNNNNNNNNNNNNNNNNNNNNNNNNNNNNNNNNNNNNNNNNNNNNNNNNNNNNNNNNNNNNNNNNNNNNNNNNNNNNNNNNNNNNNNNNNNNNNNNNNNNNNNNNNNNNNNNNNNNNNNNNNNNNNNNNNNNNNNNNNNNNNNNNNNNNNNNNNNNNNNNNNNNNNNNNNNNNNNNNNNNNNNNNNNNNNNNNNNNNNNNNNNNNNNNNNNNNNNNNNNNNNNNNNNNNNNNNNNNNNNNNNNNNNNNNNNNNNNNNNNNNNNNNNNNNNNNNNNNNNNNNNNNNNNNNNNNNNNNNNNNNCCGCTTGGCCCAGATCTAGGCCCTTCGGGCCCCATCTaggcctgggcgggccggcggcggggatggTCTCCGGCGTGGCTTCTGGGAGGCGGAGGAGATGCGACGAGTGGCTGGGTGCCGGCGACGACGACGCCGGCCTGCTGCATCGCGGCCGGCGGGGCTTAACGGGCCCGCTTCGGGCCTGGCTGGGCCAGGGGTGGCCTGACATGCCCCGCTGCCgcgtccggacggctaccgcgacggtgccggaggcACGGATCTCccgcacgacggcggtggaggtggttccctcccgctcgACGTCGGTGTTGCTGCTCCCGTCGTGGTGAGCTTCTCTTCGGtcctcttggcctcgtggtggtgttcgtagtgaggcggcgtgggtggcggcggtACTGCGTTGGCGCTTGGTGGTGGGCGACGGTTTGGCAGGTCGGTTCCGTCCGGTTGGGCGGTTGGGGTTggaatgcgggagaaatccttgccggcTTCGGCCCCGATGCGGTGACACCTGTgggtgccaccattccttcctGGAGGGTGTCGGTGGTATCCACCCCCACCTCCCTCCGCGTGCCCGGGGAAACCCGAGGactcgtccgggcagcagcgtcgtcggcgtcgcatcccttcttggaggtgctgttTGGTACGCGGCGGATCGGAGCCTTGGTCTGTGGTGATTTGTGTCCGGTGGGCGCCGCGGTGTCGGGTCATCCGCGCTTTGCCAAGCTGCCGTAgttggcatttgtttcttcttctttttcttggtgTGTTGTGCTGCTCGCCACAGCGTTATCTATACTCGAtgttggttgctttggaatacaaagcNNNNNNNNNNNNNNNNNNNNNNNNNNNNNNNNNNNNNNNNNNNNNNNNNNNNNNNNNNNNNNNNNNNNNNNNNNNNNNNNNNNNNNNNNNNNNNNNNNNNNNNNNNNNNNNNNNNNNNNNNNNNNNNNNNNNNNNNNNNNNNNNNNNNNNNNNNNNNNNNNNNNNNNNNNNNNNNNNNNNNNNNNNNNNNNNNNNNNNNNNNNNNNNNNNNNNNNNNNNNNNNNNNNNNNNNNNNNNNNNNNNNNNNNNNNNNNNNNNNNNNNNNNTTTCCGGTAAAagaggggtggggggggggggtctgtcTCTGATTCATGTAATTTGTCATCTATCACGATCACTCCTTATGGTTTGTGGACCGGAAGGAACTCCTTTATTAGGCAGTATGGGGTTAGAAATGTTCAATTACTACAAAGTGCACCAGAATTTTGTTGGGGATCCTAGTAGACCAAAGTGTGTCATTTTTGTATCTGAAAGGAAAACCGGCGGTAAGTAGGGACCTATTGTCATTTAAAATATTTGTGTTCCTACATTTTAAATGACAATAGGTAGAACCAAAGTGTGGACTCTATCTTAATCTCGGGCTAACAATGGACCATAGTTTTGAATTGTGATGAACCGCTCTCTTGTGACTAAGATAACCCATGCATGAATCACAACTATGAGTGCTACTGTCTGAACTACCAGATTCATCAGTTCGTCCTAGTGAAATCAATGACGTGGTAAGTAATGGGGAAATCGACCGTACACCCTCCCTAACGACCTAACTGTGGAGGGCGGTTGTATGTTGCGTACCACCATTGAAGCAAATGACCAACCCATGCTAGAGACAAGGCAGACTAGATGGAGACAAAGGGGACAAGGATCTCATGGCGGAGAGTAACAGGTCTTGGTGTTGGAGATTTAAGTCGTCACGGCCGTCGTCGCTTCCGCAGATCCGAGTCGTCACTGGTGCCGAGAACCGAGTCTGGATTTTTCGTACCGCTAGAAAAAAAGAGCCACTGGGGAGTAGCACATGCCCTATATATATTAAGATAGAATCCGCCAGGTTGAGATCACGAAAATTCACTCTCGATGGAAGTCAAACCCCGGTCTGCAAGGATGCACCAATGTCCTACCGCTAGAGATGAGCGAGTAGGGAAGGGGGAGGGAGGGGGGGAGACTACATTTTGGACCATCGTGCGTTGGCAGGGATTTTGGTCTCCCGCCATCTCCATGCCGATTTCCCCTGCACCGCCGCGTATGTCGTGCCCCCTTTTGCGCTCAATTTAGCACGACTAGTTGGGAACAACATATTCGAACATTCCTAGTGAGCTGGGCTTTGGGCTGCTTTAAGCTTCGTGCGCGTGTGGACCAGCACATCCTATATAATCAGAGTGAATTTCTGTGCATCCGGCGAGCCTGTTAAGAAATGCAGGTAACCAAACACGCCCAAGCGGATCCTCGTTGTTCAGTGTGACATCACTAATTTGACCGGTAGTAGGATGTCGTGCCAGCGTGTTTGCCTGGCCAGGTTCTGGAGCCGTGCCATTCGTCAAGCATAAACAAAAGTTGCACATTGCATTCTTTCTCTGAAAAACCCCGGTAGTCGGTAACCGCCATCCAATCAAGCATATAGTAAGATAGTAATGCTCCCATCCCTCCAAAAAAATACTCCCAAGCAGGAGAGTGCCAAGCCAAACAACTGTGGTTGCAGTACTAGCGACAAGATGCAAAACGTTGGAAATACCATTTCAGGGATTTGACCAAGTACTAGTAAGCCGCACCAAACCAGCGCCATTTTCCTCGCCACGCGTGTTGCTTTGCCCAGGTCCAAGTGTGATTAGAATTGGCCAGCTCCGCGTCCTGCCTCGCTCTTCATTCCTTCATCTCCACCGCCGGGCGCCGCTCATCTTCCACTTCCAGGGGGGCAGCACCGCAGCGGAGAACGCCACGAACTGAAGCACATCACCGGGATCGGAAAAAGGTCGGTCTTTTGCCGTTTTGGCCGGGGGCAGAGGAGGGAGGAGATGgccaagggggagagggaggggcggctccccctcttgctgctgctgctcgTCTTGTGCCTCTTGGCGCAGTCCaggatcgccgccgccgccacccacccacAGGATGGTATGTTTGTTTGCTAAGCttttctccttccccttctccgAACTTCGGGGAGGAGGAAAGGTTTATTCAGACTGCGCCGGAAAATATGCTTGGTTGTTTGGAGGTTCAGTTTTGGTCTTCGGGTGAGCTAGGAATAGGAAATCTTGTAATCCATGATTCCAGATGCTGTGAAATTTTCTGCTGGGATCATTTTCCCAACAGATTGTTCAGTTGCAACTTGTTAGAGAATAATCTATTTACTACTACTTGCTAGCAAATTTCAGTTAACCAACCTCTTTATTTATTAGTAAAAGAGTATCCACTTCCAGTAGTTGGTTCACAAgtccctgtctctctctctctctctcctgcctttGCAGCGGCTGCTCTCAAATCCTTGATGAGGAAATGGTCAAATGTGCCTGCTAGCTGGAGGAAGAAATCGAACGATCCTTGCGGCGACAGATGGGATGGAATCGAATGCAATGGTGCCAACTCAAGGGTTACATCACTGTGAGCACAATTGACACCACCATTTGTTAGGAGCTAGCTGTTCAAGATCCTTATGTTTTGATTTACCCTCTTCAATGTGGCAGAAatctttttggcatgaacatgAAAGGCACTCTCAGTGATGATATAGGAAGCCTGACTGAGCTTAGGGTCCTGTGAGTGTTTCCATTATGTTGTTTTTCCTTTTGAGAACTAAAAATGGCTATATGCAGCcattgatgcagaggccaggggtcaaCCCTCCTTCTCGAaaaaaaattactagtacaaagttAATCACTGACTGATGAATGCACTGCAGGGATTTATCCTCAAATAAAGACCTAGGCGGTCCACTTACACCTGCCATTGGGAAATTAGTTCAGCTTATAAATTTGTAAGTTACAACAGTTTCCATTATTGTACAAAGAGGCGGTAGGCCTATGAACTGTATAATCTTGTGTCTCCACCTGAGTTACTGACTTACCATCTTCCATGTATAGAGCATTAATAGGTTGCAGTTTCAGCGGTACTGTTCCAAGTGAACTAGGCAACCTGGCACAACTCGAATTCTTGTAAGATTCTTGTTGTTCTTTTGAAAAAATATGTCATAGTTTTGTTTGCAAGAATTCCCTATTTGGTGGATCTTAATGTGGTTCCATAACTCGATGTCCTTCCGCAGCGGTCTGAACTCAAACCAATTCACGGGCAGAATCCCGCCCTCACTGGGCAAGCTCTCCAAGGTTAAATGGCTGGACCTAGCTGATAACAAGTTAACCGGACTTCTCCCAAACTCAAGGGACAATGGTGCTGGATTGGACCAGCTTCTTAATGCAGAGCACTTGTAAGTGTCACCTAACATCAGTTTCTTGTTAATCATATGTGTCGTCTGTCTATCACTCATTCATAGGCCGCTCTGCCTTTTGTAGCCATCTTAACCAGAATTCTCTAGAAGGTCCTATCCCAGAATATATGTTCAACTCCAGCATGAACCTCAAGCATATGTAAGTTCAGATATAGCCTTTCACCCTGTATCATTTGGACCGTAATTTGTCTGACAATGGTTTGTTGTGTCTAGACTTCTGGACAGGAACAATTTGAGTGGAACTATCCCATCATCTATTGGGCTAATCCCAACACTTGAAGTACTGTAAGTGTTCACACAGCTTGCTTCAGAATTACTTTGGGGAGTTAGCGTTTTTGCGGCAAGCTAATTATTTGATGTGCTTTTGGAATACAGTCGTCTAAATAACAATAACTTCACAGGCCGAGTTCCGGCTATGAATAACCTGACTAAGCTCCATGTTCTGTAAGTTGCCGTACCCACCATTCCCATCTTATTTGATGCTACTCTTGCATACTTAGATGAGATAAGCACTAATATATCACTTGTATTTTTTGTTGGAAATCTCAGAATGCTGTCAAATAACAAGCTAAGTGGACCAATGCCGAATTTGACTGATATGAATGGTCTTGGAAATGTGTAAGAAATTAGTGTGATCTTAATCAGCATTATTTACAAACTCTCATTCAATATCATTGACAAGGGATACGGCGCTATATGCACAGGGATCTAAGCAATAACAGCTTCACGCCTTCTGGTGTTCCAAGTTGGTTTACAGAATTGCCCGGATTAATGACCCTGTAAGTTACAGTGCTATCTGAATTCAATAGTTAAGATGCAGTTTAAGAGAAGCAAATGATGGACTCTTTCGTTTTGCCGTGCAGTACAATGCAGTCGGTTGGGATTTCTGGGAAATTACCACAGAAGCTTTTCGGCTTGCGTGATTTGCAACATGTGTAAGACAATACAACAACCATAGGACCTCTACCTTGCACATTATTTATCGAAATGCACTAACTAGTCAATCGTACGGCAGAATATTGAATGATAATGAACTGAATGATACGCTTGACATGGGCAATAACATCAACGATGGACTAGACCTTGTCGACTTGCGGAACAACAAAATTACCTCAGTTACAGTGTACAGCAGCCTTGACAGCAAGCTTCTCAAGTGAGTATTGTTGGCGGTTGCTCATTTGAGACTTATTTTTTGACAAAGAAATGTGTTCCATTTCCTTCAGATTTTTACTCTATTATCCTGCTGCTCTGTTCTTGCCAGGCTTGAAGGAAACCCACTCTGCACCGACTCTCTTCTGTCAAACACGCTGCTCTGCACCGACCAGCTAGCCGAATTTCCAATCATGCTACCCTTCTCTGATGTACAGTGTCCACATCCATTTGTTGAAACCATATTCTTCCGTTCTCCTTCCTTTGGCGATGTCAGAAAGTTCCTTCCTGAACTGCACGACAACCTGTCGAGAACAGTGAGCAGTTGTACCCCGAACAAGCTAGGTTTGGTACCATACGTTGATGACGTGTACCTGAAAGTGGACATCAAGGCGTGCCCAGTAAACCAGAAGAGGTTCAATTACTCTCAGGTGCTCAACTGCTTTAATCTGACACTTCAGACTTACAAGCCACCGGAGAACTTTGGACCTTACTATGTGAAATCACATCCTTATCCGTTCCACGACAAAGGTGATTTATGGAGCCTGATCCGGTTCTTGCGGTGAAGTTTGTTAGGCTGGCATATTGATTTGTGCTGATGTTTAGCTGTTGATGTATTGCAGCTTCTCGAGCTATTTTGATTGGTGTCGTGACTGGCTCTGTTCTTTTGGTTGTCGGGCTCGCGCTGATTGGACTTTACGCCGTGCGCCAAAAGAAACGGGCTAAGATGCTTGTCTCCCAGAATAATCCTTTTGGTACCTCATACATTTCATACAGATTAAATCATACTCCCaccgtcccgaattacttgtcacaTTTTAGTTTTAgacacatccgtatctagacaaatctaagacaagtaattttgGACGGAGGTAATATTATGTTGTTTTATCTCCCTTTTGatctaaatgtttatatttttcagcTTCATGGGGATCAACGCCGGAAGATATTGGTGAAGCGCCAAAACTCAAGAGCGCTAGAGCCTTCACACTGGAAGAGCTCAAGCTTAGCACAAACGACTTCAAACAAATCAATGCAATTGGAGAAGGAGGCTATGGAACGGTAATTAAGCAACAATCTTTTCGACAACTTAAGGTTCTTATCATCTTTAGGAGTTAGGACAGTTCTATAAATGTTGTTTTCCGATGGGAACAGGTGTACCGAGGAAAACTTCTGGATGGACAGCTCATAGCCATCAAGAGGTCCAAGCAAGGGTCCATGCAGGGTGGGCTTGAGTTCAAGACAGAAATCGAGCTCCTTTCGAGGGTGCATCACAACAACTTGGTTGGGCTAGTTGGTTTCTGCTTCGAGAAGGGCGAAAAGATGCTGGTTTACGAGTTCATATCCAATGGAACTCTAAGTGAGGCGTTATATGGTACGTTAACATGTTCTTCCATCTGATTGTCAGAAGTAACTTCGATTTATATGAGGCGTGTTCCTTTTTTGGCCAACTTCCAGAATCAAGCAGTAGATATATATTGTGGCACAGTTCTTCCAAATCTAAATATCTTTCCTTCATGATTATCAGCTGGACTGATCACAATGGCTCACTGTAGGTATGAAAGGAGTACAATTGGATTGGAGTATGAGACTTCAAATAGCTCTAGATTCAGCTAGAGGGCTAGCTTACCTCCATGACCATGCCAATCCTCCAATCATTCATAGAGATATCAAGTCCACCAACATTCTCCTTGATTCGAAGATGACCGCAAAGGTTGCAGATTTTGGCCTCTCCTTGTTGGTATCAGACAGCGAGGAAGGCGAGCTGTGCACAAATGTCAAGGGAACACTGGTAGGCTTGCCCTTCTGTATAAAATTAAATGTTTCTCGGTATCAACCATGCCATATCATGCAGATCATGCTTACCATTTCAGTTCTAAGCTTAAACACTTGTCGTCAATGCAGGGTTACCTAGATCCAGAGTACTACATGACGCAGCAACTTACGGCGAAGAGCGATGTCTACAGCTTCGGCGTGGTACTACTAGAGCTCATAGTAGCCAAGCCACCTATATACGAGAAGAAGTACATTGTCCGTGAGGTGAAGACGGCACTAGACATGGAAGACACCATGTACTGTGGGCTGAAGGATGTGATGGACCCAGTTCTCTACAAAATGGGGGGCCTCCTAGGATTCCCAAGGTTCGTGACGATGGCACTGCAATGCGTGGAGGAGGTGGGACCTGACCGCCCGAAGATGAACAATGTGGTGAGGGAGATCGAGATGATAATGCAGGACAACGGGCTCACACCCGGTTCCATGTCGGCAAGCTCGTCGTTCAGCGTGGACTCGACAACAAGGACGTTTGCACCAAGGTATCCGTACTCCAGCACATCGACGCCGTCCACGACGTATCAGATGGACAGCAGGGCCTTTGAGTACAGTGGGGGTTTCCCTTCTCAGGGCAGCTTGAAGAACAGGAACACATCCCCTAAACCTCGAAGCTCCCGGGAACGGGGGCTTCCTGGTTGATCGAGGCTGCTGGGTGTGCGGTGGGCCCCATTTGTATGTGTTTACTACGCTGTTGTTGACTCCTTGGTCGGTCGTTTTTTTTATTCGTGTCAGTTGTGTATTACCTTCTCATGGCAGCTTGAAGAACAGGAGCAAATAGGAACTAagaccttttctaaaaaaaaaatagGAACTAAGAAGGCATGTTCTTAGGTGTATGTACACAGGATGATAGGCTTTTAGACTTTAGCAGAATATCAGATTGTGCAAATTGCAGAGAGAAACTGGAGAGTGCATACTTAACATGTATAGGATTCAGGAATGCACTCATAGTACACTGCACATGGTTGGTAAAATTAAAAGTCTGGTATTGAAAATAATGGAGTGGCCAACGAATTTGCGTGGCTATATTTGTTGTTATTGAACTTATTACAATACATCTTATTAATTGAAGGATCATTTGAGGCTATCCCATATTCACATGAAAGATGTTTTGTACAAGAAAttgttggattatggatgggcttaggcccatataagacgctaatccctggttaatcttgaggcccatgtatgagatgacaggtggtgggaagtttagtcccaccttgctagttgagaagaGCTGAGGCCCCCTTTGTAAAGGTTGCTCTACCACTTGtcattgggagcttgggaagaggagtggtacacgcgcGCTTCTCCTCCGCCGCGGGTTGCGGTAATGAAGggattaattaacgagtcgctAATAGGTGGGGCCACTATCCGAGACGTTGGACTGTGGGCTGACTTGCGTTCCCGAGATTCGTCGACTTCGTTCGCGGGTGTGCGACCCTTCTCCGGGAATAACGACTCCCTTCCCGGGAGTGTGTCGACTCGGTCATGGGCCCCGACGATCGCGTGCACGGCTGGTCGGGAGAGCAGGTTCCGGAACCCTGTCattcgagatcctgcccgggagaacggcaataaggtttttggggagcgtctcgacgcgactgctcccgatccgtccccaaCTCCGTCCGCCTCTGCTTTCACTACCTCCCCTGTATCGACTCCATGGCCGATGACGCcaccgccaagaagaaggccacgaatgaCGCTGAGGCAGCTGTtgccgccgccgcgttggcctggccaaccggagggtatgatctgttcatccctcgtttactcgtacttgtgctagccgtatatgtgctgctcatagatggttcgcttctatgttctgtacgtgctagtatgcttaggtatatcttgagatgcataccttttataccatgcttactgtttactcgtggattagtctaataggaaaagtgctaatatttccaacagaaaATTCCTAACCTGTCCCCGGTTTATTGCCCGGCGTCACACTCACACGGTGGGGCGGGCGAACACCGGCAGCGCCGGGATTCATCTCCTAGGGTATTTCTTCTCCAGCCGCTCTCCCTCGCCACCGCCGGATACCGCTACCGTGCAAACCGTGTGTGGCCAATGGTGGTGGCAGGGCTTCGGAAGGTGATGTGGTTCTTGTtgacatttcatcaaacaccttgtttgCATACACGAACATACGTACATTGTAAGTAGTCGTCAAGCATTTGGTAGGTACATAATTGCAAGAACCCAATGACCACAATACTAATACACTAGGATTATCTACATACTTTACTTTATTGATTTGCCATGCTTTATGCTCCCATTAGCAACCTTTTATTTTTAGCATAGCCATCTCAAGCCTTGCAGATACCAAACTAGTCAATTCACCCGAGACTAGTGACGCCTGAGCACTCGTCATAACACTAATACTTTCAGTAAATTGTGTTTCAATCAGTCCTATGCAGTTGCAGGACATCATCTGTCGACAAGCATTTTTGCAAGTGAAAAGTGTTGAGCCTGCGCCGTGGAAGCACCGAAATCGACCCCTAAATACGTCATCGTCGTCGCGAAGGCTCCTCCCGCAAAGTACGTTTTAAGCAGAGAAACACGTCTCTGCGGGTTTTCATCTTCTTCCCAGCCGAACGGCGGCGTGCACCCAGCAAACCCAACCCCACCCGTCGTCCGCGCCCACCACGCGAGCTTCACTCCCCCCCGTCTCCTCCATGGGAGTCTTGCCATGGAGCTGCCGCTGCGGACTCAACCCCACCCCCAGCAAGAACAGGGGTGCGCCCgcgcgtcctcctcctcctggtACAGCCTCAATTCCCTTCACCATTTCTCTGCTCTCTGCTTCTCTCAATCTGAGCTGTCCTAATATTCTCACCATTTCCTGATTCCCCCCCTCCAATGCTGTTTTTCGTTGCCTGATGCTCCCTGTTCTTCAGCTGCCCGAGGCAGGAGATCCAAATACACGGGACAATCTGTGGTAAGAAGCTCAGAGAAGAATTTCTGCAAATTTTCAGTTCAGTTATCCTCAAGAAAAATCACCCACTTTGTGCAATTGTTTCTCCTGTGGTACTTGCACGAAGATCTAGACTTACTCACTTACCTTCATAAGTTCACAGTAGAATTTAATTGAGCAAGACAGCAAAAAAGAAAATGATTTCAGAATTAGAGGTGTATATATTCTGCAATCTGTACTCTGCAGTATATCCTCTGAAGATATTAGACTCATCGCCGGCCGATGCATAGTTCTGAACTTTGTCTTTCATCCATATAAAGGGTCATACCGTATAGCCGAGATAACGGCCAAATTTATGAGTTCAATCAGGTTTATAAATTCAGTTTCCGTTGGTCCATGTTTGCAGAGAGCAATGCCTATGCGCGTGCTGACAGTCGGCAAGAAGAGGTCTCAGGGGACACAACTTCTTGTTGAAGAGTACAAAGAGAAGCTCGGTCACTA
This window harbors:
- the LOC119356269 gene encoding probable leucine-rich repeat receptor-like protein kinase At5g49770, with the translated sequence MAKGEREGRLPLLLLLLVLCLLAQSRIAAAATHPQDAAALKSLMRKWSNVPASWRKKSNDPCGDRWDGIECNGANSRVTSLNLFGMNMKGTLSDDIGSLTELRVLDLSSNKDLGGPLTPAIGKLVQLINLALIGCSFSGTVPSELGNLAQLEFFGLNSNQFTGRIPPSLGKLSKVKWLDLADNKLTGLLPNSRDNGAGLDQLLNAEHFHLNQNSLEGPIPEYMFNSSMNLKHILLDRNNLSGTIPSSIGLIPTLEVLRLNNNNFTGRVPAMNNLTKLHVLMLSNNKLSGPMPNLTDMNGLGNVDLSNNSFTPSGVPSWFTELPGLMTLTMQSVGISGKLPQKLFGLRDLQHVILNDNELNDTLDMGNNINDGLDLVDLRNNKITSVTVYSSLDSKLLKLEGNPLCTDSLLSNTLLCTDQLAEFPIMLPFSDVQCPHPFVETIFFRSPSFGDVRKFLPELHDNLSRTVSSCTPNKLGLVPYVDDVYLKVDIKACPVNQKRFNYSQVLNCFNLTLQTYKPPENFGPYYVKSHPYPFHDKASRAILIGVVTGSVLLVVGLALIGLYAVRQKKRAKMLVSQNNPFASWGSTPEDIGEAPKLKSARAFTLEELKLSTNDFKQINAIGEGGYGTVYRGKLLDGQLIAIKRSKQGSMQGGLEFKTEIELLSRVHHNNLVGLVGFCFEKGEKMLVYEFISNGTLSEALYGMKGVQLDWSMRLQIALDSARGLAYLHDHANPPIIHRDIKSTNILLDSKMTAKVADFGLSLLVSDSEEGELCTNVKGTLGYLDPEYYMTQQLTAKSDVYSFGVVLLELIVAKPPIYEKKYIVREVKTALDMEDTMYCGLKDVMDPVLYKMGGLLGFPRFVTMALQCVEEVGPDRPKMNNVVREIEMIMQDNGLTPGSMSASSSFSVDSTTRTFAPRYPYSSTSTPSTTYQMDSRAFEYSGGFPSQGSLKNRNTSPKPRSSRERGLPG